A single Acropora palmata chromosome 5, jaAcrPala1.3, whole genome shotgun sequence DNA region contains:
- the LOC141882357 gene encoding uncharacterized protein LOC141882357 — MVLKSTYMDDSIDSVENDEEGVELYRQLKALWGAANMQARKWISNSPEVMEKIPAEERATEIVIDSGQDPITKPLGISWNSTKDEFTVTASPVSPGFQTTKRNILRKIATIFDPLGFVCPYVVVVKILLQEL, encoded by the coding sequence ATGGTCCTTAAGTCCACCTATATGGACGATTCAATTGACAGCGTTGAGAACGACGAAGAAGGAGTGGAGTTGTACCGTCAATTGAAAGCACTATGGGGAGCTGCCAACATGCAAGCCCGGAAATGGATCTCTAACTCACCGGAGGTTATGGAAAAGATTCCTGCAGAGGAGCGCGCTACTGAGATTGTGATTGACAGTGGCCAAGATCCGATAACGAAGCCGCTGGGGATTTCGTGGAACAGCACCAAAGACGAGTTTACTGTTACCGCTTCTCCGGTTTCTCCTGGATTTCAGACAACGAAGCGAAACATCCTGCGCAAAATAGCAACTATTTTCGACCCACTGGGATTTGTGTGCCCGTACGTTGTTGTCGTCAAGATCCTACTTCAGGAGCTGTAG
- the LOC141882358 gene encoding uncharacterized protein LOC141882358, translating into MGAILGLRFTQSLLTVLEAPMQSVTFYSDSTDVLWWIRGRGKDFQPFVANRIGEIQMFTEPSQWQHVFTEENPADLCTRGATPSELADSPLWWNGPDWLTKDFQEWSKMQDPNRPREMPEKKTSQRKEDTNGCTTLLTNNLQKEAASKQDDKLGVWRLDPKRIFSWIRLLRVHARVRRVLLNMRRRDNKKARMELSPEEIKDAEEEIVRLAQREAFCEEYTAFRSWKPISKKSQLIKLNPCIDEDGIIRCDGRLKSADFLPYDTRFPIILPRGHWVTKLIVKNYHERGNHAAGVNFTLCQLSERFWIIAAREEIREWDRECNECKRRRSKRACQIMAPLPKARLRFTFKPFAETAVEFAGPLYTFQGRRKPRQKRWLCLFTCLETRAVHLEMAWGLDTDTFLNAFTRFTSRRGVPKEVISDRGTNFVGAVGELKKLVSQLIGPTTTSEQDSRTWSNVEIQSTRCPAFWRSPRSAGESCYESHLCSCRRPRCDG; encoded by the coding sequence ATGGGCGCGATTCTAGGCCTGCGCTTTACACAGTCATTGCTGACGGTCCTAGAAGCACCAATGCAGAGCGTGACGTTTTATTCTGATAGTACAGACGTTCTATGGTGGATTCGAGGGCGTGGCAAAGATTTCCAACCGTTCGTGGCTAACCGGATTGGTGAGATTCAGATGTTCACTGAACCATCACAGTGGCAGCATGTTTTTACTGAAGAAAATCCAGCCGATTTATGCACAAGGGGAGCCACTCCTTCAGAATTAGCCGATAGTCCTTTATGGTGGAATGGCCCAGACTGGCTAACAAAGGATTTCCAGGAATGGTCAAAGATGCAAGACCCGAACAGACCAAGAGAAATGCCAGAGAAGAAAACCTCACAGAGGAAAGAGGACACGAATGGCTGTACAACCCTTTTGACGAATAACCTACAGAAAGAAGCAGCATCGAAACAGGACGACAAACTGGGAGTGTGGAGACTTGATCCGAAACGGATTTTCAGTTGGATACGTTTACTTCGAGTACACGCAAGAGTGAGAAGAGTGTTGCTCAACATGCGTAGAAGagacaacaaaaaagcaagaatGGAACTGTCGCCCGAGGAGATAAAAGATGCTGAAGAAGAAATAGTGCGCTTAGCACAGCGCGAAGCATTCTGCGAAGAGTACACAGCTTTTAGGTCATGGAAGCCGATTTCAAAGAAGAGCCAGTTGATAAAACTAAATCCTTGCATAGACGAAGATGGCATCATCCGGTGTGATGGTCGATTAAAGTCCGCAGACTTCCTTCCATACGATACCAGATTTCCAATAATTCTGCCTCGCGGTCACTGGGTGACAAAGCTAATTGTGAAGAACTATCATGAGAGAGGAAATCATGCCGCTGGAGTAAATTTCACCCTTTGTCAGTTGAGCGAGAGATTTTGGATCATCGCCGCACGTGAGGAGATTCGCGAATGGGATCGTGAATGTAATGAATGTAAGAGAAGACGAAGCAAGCGAGCCTGTCAAATCATGGCGCCACTCCCGAAAGCAAGGCTTCGTTTCACCTTCAAACCCTTCGCTGAAACAGCCGTAGAATTTGCAGGACCCTTGTACACCTTTCAAGGCCGCAGAAAGCCGCGACAGAAAAGGTGGCTGTGCCTATTTACCTGCTTGGAAACACGAGCAGTGCATTTAGAGATGGCCTGGGGACTAGATACCGACACATTCTTAAACGCGTTCACTCGTTTTACCAGTCGCCGCGGAGTTCCTAAGGAAGTGATAAGCGACAGGGGCACGAATTTCGTAGGTGCAGTGGGCGAATTAAAGAAACTAGTCAGCCAGCTCATTGGACCGACAACAACTTCTGAACAAGACAGCCGAACTTGGAGTAACGTGGAGATTCAATCCACCAGGTGCCCCGCATTTTGGAGGAGTCCACGAAGTGCTGGTGAAAGCTGCTATGAAAGCCATTTATGCAGTTGTAGGAGACCGAGATGTGACGGATGA
- the LOC141881039 gene encoding protein CDV3 homolog — translation MSDDEKSLEDFFAKKAKGKKQKKKSKFTTSDTITKQVGSSQKENEIKSKDLSGKKTSGVTTVPSNPNDEEWIDFREPTEKDYSGLRIQSLQIGESTEMETTEGNELEDEDNDDSSIKKEKTAGPWQQVASSSSSSQVSAAPQEEAKSVGVYRPPVYRAPGRRFPVGKSKTPEIDSEIAFPSLAASMATNKSKESNNDKNFEPVKHGSRTQERLSDHRPQLDLENKFDALGRK, via the exons ATGTCCGACGATGAAAAGTCTCTGGAAGATTTCTTCGCGAAAAAGGCGAAAGGaaagaagcagaaaaaaaagagcaaatttACCACAAGTGACACCATCACGAAACAAGTTGGAAGCAGTCAGAAGGAGAACGAGATTAAATCGAAAGACTTGTCTGGTAAGAAAACTTCTGGAGTAACAACAGTGCCATCAAATCCG aatgaTGAAGAGTGGATTGACTTTAGGGAGCCAACAGAGAAAGATTACTCAGGGCTGAGAATACAGTCGCTTCAGATTGG AGAGAGCACTGAAATGGAAACCACGGAGGGAAATGAACTAGAAGATGAAGACAATGACG ATTCCTCCAttaagaaagagaaaactgCAGGACCCTGGCAGCAGGttgcatcatcatcatcatcatcacaagTTAGTGCTG CACCTCAAGAGGAAGCTAAATCAGTTGGAGTATACAGGCCACCTGTTTACCGAGCCCCTGGTAGAAGATTTCCAGTTGGAAAATCAAAGACTCCAGAAATTGATAGTGAAATTGCGTTTCCCTCTCTGGCAGCCTCCATGGCAACAAATAAAAG caaagaatcaaacaacGACAAGAATTTTGAACCTGTGAAGCATGGGTCACGAACACAAGAAAGATTATCAGACCACCGTCCACAGCTGGatttggaaaataaatttgatgCTTTGGGCCGAAAATAG
- the LOC141881040 gene encoding adenosine 5'-monophosphoramidase HINT3-like: MTHVLRNTSFHSLTVGFNMAAQGNRQNPTDCIFCKIAANEVEESRLEYEDEKVAAFSDRKPAAKFHFLVVPKEHCGNPKSLHSEDHIHLLESMLKVGKKVLVDNKANCEDALFGYHWPPFNSIQHLHLHAISPRSQMGFFRRQAYKPNSLWFVTHEWLMDHLKNKNSSSS, encoded by the coding sequence ATGACGCATGTGCTGAGGAACACCTCGTTCCATTCTCTCACGGTTGGTTTCAATATGGCAGCTCAGGGTAACAGACAAAACCCAACTGATtgtattttttgcaaaattgctGCAAACGAAGTGGAAGAATCCCGCTTAGAATATGAAGACGAGAAAGTTGCAGCGTTTTCAGATCGCAAACCAGCGGCAAAGTTTCACTTTTTGGTAGTTCCAAAGGAACACTGTGGAAATCCGAAGTCTCTGCATTCTGAAGATCACATTCACTTGCTGGAGAGCATGTTGAAGGTTGGAAAAAAGGTTCTTGTCGATAATAAAGCTAACTGTGAGGATGCTCTGTTCGGTTATCACTGGCCACCATTTAACTCAATACAACATCTTCATTTACACGCTATTTCACCGCGATCACAAATGGGATTTTTCCGTCGGCAGGCGTACAAGCCAAATTCCTTATGGTTTGTGACTCATGAGTGGCTAATGGatcatttaaaaaacaaaaactctaGCTCTTCCTAA